The genomic stretch NNNNNNCAGATCTGGCAACACCTTTGCCGGAGGACGGGCATTTCCTTCCAGCCCCTGATGATGGATGAAGAGACCTTCTTTGCTTATGAGGAGTACGCTCAGCCTTTTTCCAGTACTTACAGGCAAAAACTCGCGGCGCTGCTCGAAAAGGAAGCATACCACCCTTTTCACCGCCTCATTCGTTTGATGCTGGAAAAAGGAAAACGCCTCGAGCAGGAGGCCGTCTCCAAAATCCGCCTACCCAAACAACAGTAAAACATTGTTTTATCCCGATTTTTTAGTTAGTGTAAAATAAACTTGGGTAGAATCCATCAATTTCCACAAGGGAGGATTTGGGGCAAAAAAATAGAAGAA from Calderihabitans maritimus encodes the following:
- a CDS encoding Wadjet anti-phage system protein JetD domain-containing protein; this translates as QIWQHLCRRTGISFQPLMMDEETFFAYEEYAQPFSSTYRQKLAALLEKEAYHPFHRLIRLMLEKGKRLEQEAVSKIRLPKQQ